The Pirellulimonas nuda genome includes a region encoding these proteins:
- a CDS encoding Eco57I restriction-modification methylase domain-containing protein, producing MSIARHHAEWLSLTPVSGPFLSLPVLQQAFPQGLDAHDPDGFRLLRQAYEEWDAATAEGPNGSATHEAWARFVLTQTLEHDEANLVAGPEISQTLQVELPEHGELLRPSLVLLDPADKRPRLLVKHYPRSQSLAGYVGGSRWKASPDTRMTELLRGAGVRLGLVTNGEQWMLVDAPKGETAGYASWYAPLWLEEKITLQAFRSLLSAQRFFGVADDETLEGLLAKSAGDQQEVTDQLGKQVLRAVEVLIQSLDRADQDNQRVLLAGVPEAVLYESALTVMMRLVFLFCAEERELIPTKPFPVYEENYSVSTISKQLRETADQHGEELLERRFDAWPRLLATFRAVYGGVSHDQVYLPAYGGGLFAPDRFPFLEGRPAGTTWKDTPASPLPVNNRTTLHLLEALQLLQINAGRGAVEARRLSFRALDIEQIGHVYEGLLDHTAKRAGETFLGLIGKTEPEIPLARIEEERAKGEDKFAEFLKKQTGGNRKWQKYLDQPLDDHEQSKLLVACGNDAQLAARVAPYAKLLRADTLGFPVVVTEGSVFVTAGMDRRSSGTHYTPRSLTEPIVQYTLEPLVYVGPAEGAEKKDWKLKPAAELLELNICDMACGSGAFLVQAARYMAARLLEAWDAAAADHPDAPGVTPLGEPAIGERSEQLIPSDPAERTTYAMRLVAQRCLYGVDINPLAVEMAKLSLWLLTLARDKPFEFLDHAIRCGDSLVGIHNLEQLKHFSLKPEDEDAVLFYGPLLEGVDEAVDLRLQLEAFSADTFEGVKQQVRLHREAEDKIARLRCAADLLVSAEFWGEGAKDKQERVRHAAVVAGHYVEHGPTEEFVAKATSERQGQRMFHWPLEFPEVFTKGGFHACIGNPPFVGGKRISTSCSSSLALWIRTTYENGRNTADLCAYFFQRCHHLLSDGGALGLLATDSVSDGDSARVAFVPALEAGGTIFLATTSFPWPGAASVVASLAHLQKGGHQGERRLNGSPVGQIDAHLVAASGLSHPKRLCSAAIPAFVGSFVRGEGFIISPQEAEDFLRSDPRNADVVFPYLTGEDLCQSAGQHGTRFIINFFDWPLGRAESYLLPIQTIVERVRPFRAKVKEKAARSRWWQYAGLKAGLYRSLQNASHAFVRARVSSTHAIMRVDSRQVFSDQIVVFGVDGDDGFGILQSCLHEEWVSRYSSTLGGTIRYSPTECFETFPFPDRIAKIDCFLEVIAAYEARRELLLRDEITGLTSLYNSVDLPSERSVAMTSFRDVIVDLDGRASLAYGWDDLDLCHDFHETKQGIRFTISEPARREVLQRLLKLNHERYAEEVRQGLHEKKKGKKPAAKRGAKRLKENARMLFDGEGA from the coding sequence ATGTCCATAGCCCGCCACCACGCCGAATGGCTCTCCCTCACCCCCGTCTCGGGCCCATTCCTGAGTCTGCCGGTGCTGCAGCAGGCATTTCCGCAGGGGCTTGATGCGCACGACCCCGACGGCTTCCGCCTGCTGCGGCAAGCCTATGAGGAGTGGGACGCCGCGACGGCGGAAGGGCCGAACGGCTCCGCCACGCACGAAGCCTGGGCGCGGTTTGTGCTGACGCAGACGCTGGAGCACGACGAGGCCAATCTGGTCGCCGGCCCCGAGATCTCGCAGACGCTCCAGGTCGAGCTCCCCGAGCACGGCGAGCTGCTCCGCCCCTCGCTGGTGCTGCTCGACCCGGCCGACAAGCGGCCACGGCTGCTAGTCAAACACTACCCGCGGTCGCAGAGCCTGGCGGGCTACGTCGGCGGGTCACGGTGGAAGGCGTCGCCCGACACGCGGATGACAGAGCTGCTCCGCGGCGCCGGCGTGCGGCTGGGGCTGGTGACCAACGGCGAGCAGTGGATGCTGGTCGACGCCCCCAAGGGCGAGACCGCCGGCTACGCGTCGTGGTACGCCCCGCTGTGGCTGGAAGAGAAGATCACCCTGCAGGCGTTCCGCAGCCTGCTGAGCGCCCAGCGGTTCTTCGGCGTCGCGGACGACGAGACGCTCGAAGGGCTGCTGGCCAAGAGCGCGGGAGACCAGCAGGAGGTCACCGATCAGCTCGGCAAGCAGGTGCTGCGGGCCGTGGAGGTGCTGATCCAGTCGCTCGACCGGGCCGACCAAGACAACCAGCGGGTGCTGCTGGCGGGGGTCCCCGAGGCCGTGCTCTACGAGTCGGCCCTCACGGTGATGATGCGGCTGGTGTTCTTGTTCTGCGCCGAAGAACGCGAGCTGATCCCCACCAAGCCCTTCCCGGTGTACGAAGAGAACTACAGCGTCTCGACCATCTCCAAGCAGCTCCGCGAGACCGCCGACCAGCACGGCGAGGAGCTGCTCGAACGCCGCTTCGACGCCTGGCCCCGACTGCTGGCCACATTCCGGGCCGTGTACGGGGGGGTGTCGCACGACCAGGTCTACCTGCCGGCCTACGGTGGCGGGCTGTTTGCACCAGACCGGTTCCCGTTCCTCGAAGGCCGCCCCGCCGGGACGACTTGGAAAGACACGCCCGCCAGCCCACTGCCGGTCAACAACCGCACCACCCTCCACCTGCTCGAAGCGCTGCAGTTGCTGCAGATCAATGCGGGCCGCGGCGCGGTCGAGGCCCGCCGGCTCAGCTTCCGGGCGCTCGACATCGAACAAATCGGCCACGTCTACGAGGGCCTGCTCGACCACACCGCGAAGCGGGCCGGGGAGACCTTCTTGGGGCTGATCGGCAAGACAGAGCCGGAGATCCCGCTAGCCCGCATCGAAGAAGAACGCGCCAAGGGGGAAGACAAGTTCGCCGAGTTCCTCAAGAAGCAGACAGGCGGCAACCGCAAGTGGCAGAAGTACCTCGATCAGCCGCTCGACGACCACGAGCAATCGAAGCTGCTGGTCGCATGCGGCAATGACGCACAACTTGCTGCGCGGGTCGCCCCCTACGCCAAGCTGCTGCGGGCCGACACGCTCGGCTTCCCGGTGGTGGTGACCGAGGGGAGCGTGTTTGTCACCGCCGGCATGGACCGCCGCAGCAGCGGCACCCACTACACGCCGCGGAGCCTGACCGAGCCCATTGTGCAGTACACGCTGGAGCCGCTGGTGTACGTGGGGCCGGCCGAGGGGGCAGAGAAGAAGGACTGGAAGCTCAAGCCCGCGGCCGAGCTGCTCGAGCTGAACATCTGCGACATGGCGTGCGGCAGCGGCGCGTTCTTGGTGCAGGCGGCGCGGTACATGGCGGCGCGGCTGCTCGAAGCGTGGGACGCCGCGGCCGCGGACCACCCCGACGCCCCCGGCGTCACGCCGCTGGGAGAGCCCGCCATCGGCGAGCGCAGCGAGCAACTCATCCCCAGCGACCCCGCGGAGCGGACCACCTACGCGATGCGGCTGGTCGCCCAGCGCTGCCTGTACGGCGTCGACATCAACCCGCTAGCCGTCGAGATGGCCAAGCTGTCGCTGTGGCTGCTGACGCTGGCGCGGGACAAGCCGTTTGAGTTCCTCGACCACGCCATCCGCTGCGGCGACTCGCTGGTAGGGATCCACAACCTCGAGCAACTCAAGCACTTTAGCCTCAAACCCGAGGACGAAGACGCGGTGCTGTTCTACGGTCCGCTGCTCGAAGGGGTCGACGAGGCGGTCGACCTACGGCTGCAACTCGAAGCCTTTTCGGCCGACACGTTCGAAGGGGTCAAGCAGCAGGTGAGGCTGCACCGCGAGGCCGAGGACAAGATCGCCCGGCTGCGATGCGCGGCCGACCTGCTGGTTTCGGCCGAGTTCTGGGGCGAGGGCGCTAAGGACAAGCAAGAGCGTGTCCGCCACGCCGCGGTGGTTGCGGGGCACTACGTCGAGCACGGGCCGACCGAAGAGTTCGTAGCGAAAGCAACGTCCGAGCGGCAGGGGCAGCGGATGTTCCACTGGCCGCTGGAGTTTCCGGAGGTATTCACAAAGGGCGGATTCCATGCGTGCATTGGAAATCCGCCGTTCGTGGGGGGCAAACGTATTTCTACGTCATGCAGCAGTTCTCTCGCATTGTGGATCCGAACTACTTATGAAAACGGTCGCAATACAGCAGATCTTTGCGCATACTTCTTCCAAAGATGCCATCACTTGCTTTCGGATGGTGGCGCATTGGGACTACTTGCAACGGACTCCGTGTCCGATGGCGACAGCGCGAGAGTCGCATTCGTCCCCGCTTTAGAGGCAGGTGGCACAATTTTTCTCGCCACAACATCGTTTCCATGGCCTGGGGCCGCAAGCGTTGTAGCAAGTCTCGCGCACTTACAAAAAGGGGGCCATCAAGGCGAGCGTCGCCTAAACGGCTCGCCTGTCGGTCAGATAGATGCGCACCTCGTGGCTGCTAGCGGGCTGAGTCACCCGAAACGCCTCTGTTCGGCAGCTATTCCTGCGTTCGTAGGCTCTTTCGTTCGTGGTGAAGGATTCATCATCTCTCCCCAAGAGGCCGAAGATTTCTTGCGTTCCGATCCACGCAATGCTGATGTGGTATTCCCATACTTAACTGGTGAAGATCTATGTCAGTCAGCAGGACAGCATGGAACGCGATTCATCATTAACTTCTTTGATTGGCCGCTTGGTCGTGCAGAGAGCTACTTGCTCCCGATTCAGACGATAGTTGAAAGAGTGCGGCCATTTCGCGCAAAGGTTAAAGAGAAGGCAGCGAGAAGTAGATGGTGGCAATACGCAGGACTGAAAGCGGGACTGTATCGATCTCTTCAGAATGCAAGTCATGCTTTCGTTCGAGCACGTGTTTCAAGCACTCACGCAATAATGCGTGTCGATTCACGACAGGTGTTTTCGGACCAGATCGTTGTCTTCGGTGTTGATGGCGACGACGGCTTTGGGATCCTGCAGAGCTGCCTTCACGAAGAGTGGGTGTCGAGGTATTCGTCGACATTGGGAGGAACAATTCGCTACTCGCCAACCGAGTGCTTCGAAACATTTCCATTCCCAGACCGCATCGCAAAAATTGATTGCTTTCTTGAAGTCATCGCGGCGTATGAAGCTCGCAGGGAACTACTACTGCGCGACGAGATCACAGGGCTTACATCGCTTTACAATTCCGTAGATTTGCCCAGTGAGAGGTCCGTCGCCATGACGTCATTTCGCGATGTGATCGTTGACCTCGACGGTCGGGCTAGTTTAGCGTACGGATGGGACGACCTGGACCTCTGTCACGACTTTCACGAAACCAAGCAGGGCATCCGCTTCACGATCAGCGAACCGGCCCGCCGCGAGGTGCTGCAGCGGCTGCTGAAGCTGAACCACGAGCGCTACGCCGAAGAGGTGCGGCAGGGGCTGCACGAGAAGAAGAAGGGGAAGAAGCCCGCGGCGAAGCGGGGGGCGAAACGGTTGAAGGAGAATGCCCGGATGTTGTTTGATGGGGAGGGGGCGTGA